In Halobaculum rubrum, the following are encoded in one genomic region:
- a CDS encoding cupin domain-containing protein, which yields MALDLLADALDDLDPGDGAVETAELVVADDVLVKLFALGPGAELDPHEHADSTNVFHVLDGEVTVVRDDEAEAVAAPGVVLHERGGVHGARNETDEVVAFTASLCPLPGSG from the coding sequence ATGGCACTCGATCTCCTCGCGGACGCGCTCGACGACCTCGACCCCGGCGACGGAGCCGTCGAGACCGCCGAGCTCGTCGTCGCCGACGACGTGCTCGTGAAACTGTTCGCGCTCGGCCCCGGCGCCGAACTGGACCCCCACGAGCACGCCGACAGCACGAACGTCTTCCACGTCCTCGACGGCGAGGTAACGGTCGTCCGCGACGACGAGGCGGAGGCGGTCGCCGCGCCGGGAGTCGTGCTCCACGAGCGCGGCGGCGTACACGGCGCGCGAAACGAGACCGACGAGGTAGTCGCGTTCACCGCGAGCCTCTGTCCGCTCCCCGGCAGCGGCTGA
- a CDS encoding 30S ribosomal protein S8e, which translates to MKDQSGRRKRKRTGGRRRPSSNKKRHELGREPAETTVGEPRFRVIDSRGTNEKIRALSTDVAQVATGDETVEAEIENVEENPSNVNYVRRNIITKGAVIATSEGEARVTSRPGQTGQVNAVLVE; encoded by the coding sequence ATGAAAGACCAGAGCGGACGCAGGAAGCGGAAGCGGACCGGCGGCCGGCGACGCCCCTCCAGTAACAAGAAGCGACACGAACTCGGCCGCGAACCCGCCGAGACGACGGTCGGCGAGCCCCGGTTCCGCGTCATCGACTCGCGCGGAACGAACGAGAAGATCCGCGCGCTCTCGACGGACGTCGCGCAGGTCGCCACCGGCGACGAGACCGTCGAGGCCGAGATCGAGAACGTCGAGGAGAACCCCTCGAACGTGAACTACGTCCGCCGGAACATCATCACGAAGGGCGCCGTCATCGCCACCAGCGAGGGCGAGGCGCGCGTCACCTCCCGACCGGGCCAGACGGGCCAGGTCAACGCCGTTCTCGTCGAGTAA
- the radB gene encoding DNA repair and recombination protein RadB produces MSEFLTTGSDAVDDLLGGGIERGVVTQLYGPPASGKTNLTLTAAVEVAAAGGSVLYIDTEDLSMTRFRDIAQARSDEPVEQVAGRLVVSEAMSFAEQGEAVKDASELADGVDLIVLDSATGFYRLERTEDSRGGESVREVARHVTHLLSLARKHDLAVVITNQVFTDPDADRDRPLGGNTLEHWTGVVLRLERFRGGNRRATLEKHRSQPAGESARFRITDTGVEDADER; encoded by the coding sequence GTGTCCGAGTTCCTCACGACCGGCAGTGACGCCGTCGACGACCTCCTGGGCGGCGGCATCGAGCGCGGCGTCGTCACCCAGCTGTACGGCCCGCCGGCGTCGGGGAAGACGAACCTCACGCTGACGGCGGCCGTCGAGGTCGCCGCCGCCGGCGGCTCGGTTCTCTACATCGACACCGAGGACCTCTCGATGACCCGCTTTCGCGACATCGCACAGGCACGCTCCGACGAGCCGGTCGAGCAGGTCGCCGGCAGGCTGGTCGTGAGCGAGGCGATGAGCTTCGCGGAGCAGGGGGAAGCGGTGAAGGACGCCTCGGAACTGGCCGACGGCGTCGACCTGATCGTCCTCGACTCCGCGACCGGGTTCTACCGGCTGGAGCGCACGGAGGACTCCCGCGGCGGCGAGTCCGTGCGGGAGGTCGCGCGCCACGTCACCCACCTGCTGTCGCTGGCGCGCAAGCACGACCTCGCGGTAGTGATCACGAACCAGGTGTTCACCGACCCCGACGCCGATCGTGACCGTCCACTGGGCGGTAACACCCTCGAACACTGGACGGGCGTCGTTCTCCGGCTGGAGCGCTTCCGCGGCGGCAACCGTCGGGCGACGCTGGAGAAACACCGCTCGCAGCCGGCGGGCGAGTCGGCACGCTTCCGGATAACCGACACCGGCGTCGAGGACGCCGACGAACGGTAG